Sequence from the Polynucleobacter sp. Adler-ghost genome:
TCCCCCATCCGAATTGTTGGCGGACGCACCAATAAGATTCTTGAGGCATGTTTGCCAATTGGAAACTTAGTATTTGGTGATGGCGTGCAAGCACATTGTGAGATTGCTATCTGGATGAAGAGTGTAGGCGACCCTATTGTGGGTGAGCTGGCCTTTTCATATCGGTTGAATGATGCCAACCGTGGTCAAGTAAAAGCGCATAAGCGTGCTGATAAGTTCTTCAAGAAGCTCCAAATTGAACTAGAAAGCTGGTTAGAAATTGGTAGCACTAAAACAGCTTTAGTCTACGGAAAACCTGAGTGACTTCTCAGATGCAAGATGATGTGACGATAACTCAGTCTCCAGACTTACGTGATCTCTTCGTACAATTTTTGATTATTGGCGCTGTCAGCTTTGGCGGTGGCATCATTGCCTACGAACGTATCCTCTTGGTTGAAAAGAGAAAGTGGCTCTCAGCTGATGAGTTTATGGCCTACCTAGCGATTAGCCAGACCATGCCTGGACTAAACTCAGTCAACTTAGCAGTACTCGCAGGAGATCATCTGCGAGGTGTTCTCGGCGCTATGATTGCCACTCTAGGGCTCATATTTCCGGGGTCATTATTTGTGCTAGGTGTCGGCATGATCTACGCTAGTACCGCAGATCATCCTTCGATCAATCTCATCTTGGCTGGTATTGCAGCAGCTGCTACCGGCTTGCTAGCGGCCATTACTTACAAAATCGGAGATGCTCACTGGCGTCATCTGAAGTCCTTAGTCATCATTGTTATGACATTTATATTGATGAGCATCTTCAAGCTTGCATTGCCATATGTGATCTTGATTATGGCTCCGATATCGATCTATCTGTATAGGCCAGGTCAACCCCAATGAGTCTATTGATCCACTTGGCCTGGACCTTTGCCTTGCTTTCTATTCTTGCAGTGGGTGGTGGCACTGCTGTTTTGCCAGAGATGCAAACCATACTTGCATATCAGTTCGGTATAGACCATACCCAATTTGTTCATATTTATAGTATCGGCCAGTTAGCGCCTGGCCCCAATATGTTGATGGTCTTAGTGATTGGTTATCAAATTGCTGGGCTCATTGGTGCAGGCGTAGTCTTGCTATCCTTCTTTTTGCCTTCAAGCCTGATGTGCTTTTATATGGGGAGGCTTTGGAATCGTTTTGGAGAAAGTCCTTGGCGACGATCTATTCAAAACGCACTTGAGCCCATTTCGATTGGCCTCATGTCATCTGGTGTTTATGCTGTTGCCAAGGCATCTGTAGTGAGCAGCATTACCTTGGGGCTTGCCCTAGTTACTCTGTATCTCATTCTCAGAACCAAGATTAATCCGGTTTTAGTTATTTTGTTCTCTGGAGGACTGGGTGCCTTATTGATGTCTTATCTGAACTAGTAAAAGTTTAGAAGGTTCCTCTTAGGCCTAGCATCAGACTTCTACCAGGCTGAGGCGCATACAACCTCACAGCCATTGGTGTAGTGGCATACCGAATTTGCTCATTGAGTAAGTTCTTGAGATTCATATACACAGTCCAATTCACATCCTTTACTTTTTCCGTATAAGAGATGCCAGCATTTAATAAGTTATAGCTTGGGGCAGGACCTTGTTCCCAGTTTGCCAGACGATTTTGTTGATAGCTGTAGATATAAGTCGCATTGGTAAGCCAACCATTGCGCTGGTGCGCCAACTCTGCACCTAAACGTGGGGCAGGTTGCAAGGGTAGATTGCCTCCCGCATCAAATGTTCCTTGTGAAGCATCGCCAAATACTCGGCTCCCTAAGCCAGTTTGATTCCAGTTATAAGTAAGTTCACCCTCAATGCCTTTGATTGTTGCCGCAGCTTGTTGTGCAGTGACTACGTTAAAGCCGTCACCTTGTTGTCCGCCATTATTAATGGCGCTACCAGTGTAATAACCATAAATATAGTTATTGAATCGGTTCGCATAAATACTTGCCTTGCTTCTGAGTAATCCACTGTTCTTCTGAATATTGAACTCTAAGTTATGCGAGGTCTCTTTGCTAAGGTTAGGATTGCCAATATCAAAGGTGGCAGTAGATTCATGTGCACCATAAGAATAGAGTTCTTGAGCACTTGGCGCTCTTTGTGACACGGTATAAGCCACTCCAGTGCCGTACCCTTGCATGAAGCTCCATAAGCTACCAGCAGAATAGGATAGGAGATTGAATTTGCGATTTTGCAAAGTAATACTAGGAGTAGTGCCAGTGGGAGTAACTGTGGGCTGGGTCTCTAAAGTCGTGCCTAAATTTGGGTTCTGGGCAACATTGTTATAGCGCAGACCTAAGCTTCCTTGTAGAGAATTCCAATTACCTTCCTCAATCCAAAATAAGGCATTGGAGTTAGTTTTTGTTGGGGGGACAATAGCATAACTACCTGTACCTACTTCCGTTGCATTAAGAGAGGCAGCGGAGACCTGTGCCCCGAAGGTACCTTTCCAGCCAGCCAAAGGATTGTGGGCGAGTTCTAAGCGAGCCTCATTGGCAATATTCTTCCAAACTGAGGCAGCGGTACCCACGTTATTAAATTCAGTATGGTTGTAATTTGAATTCGCTGCACTAAATTTGAATGATGAAAACCCTGTCAACGGATCTCGAGTTTGATGCTGGATGTCATATCGATTTTGCGACTGGTTTATGGATCCACCTTCAGGTGTTGGAATGCCATAGTTATTATTTAAGCGTTCTACAGAAATCCCGGTATACCCATTCTGTCCTATATAAGAAATGCCAACGCCCAAATTATTCTGCTTACTAAAAGAATTTGGCAACTTACCAGAATAGTTATTCCCGCCGTTGCCCTCCGGTGGAACAGTCCATCCTCCCGCAGGCTCACCTTGAGACTGGGTGGAGTTCCCTGGAATACGATAGTTATTAGCGTTATTAATGGCAGTATCCACATGCACCGCGACCGAACCAAAGGCGCCATCTACTTCAACCGCTCCAGCTCTCCCATTGCTAACGGTCTCGTAACTGGTGTTAATTGCACCAGTTGGTCTATCGGGTAGGTTGGTCAGGATACGATCATTCACTACGTTCACGAGTCCACCACTTGAGCCTGATCCATAGAGTAGAGCAGCTGCACCACGCAGAATTTCTACTTGGTGCACATTTTGCATATTGTTTCCAACGGCATGATCTTGCGAGATGTTGGATACATCGCCAACTGATAGACCATTTTGCAAAATTTGCACACGAGCACCTTCTAGACCTCGAATGACTGGTCGTGATGATCCTGCGCCATAGCCTGTAGCAGATACGCCGAGCTCATTAGCCAATGTCGCGCCTAAATTTGTTCCTAATTTATTCAGTAGCTCATCACCTTGTAAAACCTTCGTTGGCGTCAGAATGCTCTGAGCTGCTTCTTGCGATCCAGTTGCAGTGATTTCTAGGTTTGGTCCTACTGATTGAGCATTGGTGACTGAGCTCAATAATCCGGAGATAAGAACAAAAATAACTTTTTGCTTACTTAAAAAATGATGAGAGTGCTGCATAGTGAAGCTTTCATTCTGAAAAATGCACCTAACATGGTGGATGCATTGAATAAATCGGTAGGCCAAGCATTCGCTTGACGTGATGATGAATTACAGAATGAAGCTAGGCGGAGCTCTAGATTGGTACAGCC
This genomic interval carries:
- a CDS encoding chromate transporter, which codes for MTSQMQDDVTITQSPDLRDLFVQFLIIGAVSFGGGIIAYERILLVEKRKWLSADEFMAYLAISQTMPGLNSVNLAVLAGDHLRGVLGAMIATLGLIFPGSLFVLGVGMIYASTADHPSINLILAGIAAAATGLLAAITYKIGDAHWRHLKSLVIIVMTFILMSIFKLALPYVILIMAPISIYLYRPGQPQ
- a CDS encoding chromate transporter, producing MSLLIHLAWTFALLSILAVGGGTAVLPEMQTILAYQFGIDHTQFVHIYSIGQLAPGPNMLMVLVIGYQIAGLIGAGVVLLSFFLPSSLMCFYMGRLWNRFGESPWRRSIQNALEPISIGLMSSGVYAVAKASVVSSITLGLALVTLYLILRTKINPVLVILFSGGLGALLMSYLN
- a CDS encoding TonB-dependent receptor — translated: MQHSHHFLSKQKVIFVLISGLLSSVTNAQSVGPNLEITATGSQEAAQSILTPTKVLQGDELLNKLGTNLGATLANELGVSATGYGAGSSRPVIRGLEGARVQILQNGLSVGDVSNISQDHAVGNNMQNVHQVEILRGAAALLYGSGSSGGLVNVVNDRILTNLPDRPTGAINTSYETVSNGRAGAVEVDGAFGSVAVHVDTAINNANNYRIPGNSTQSQGEPAGGWTVPPEGNGGNNYSGKLPNSFSKQNNLGVGISYIGQNGYTGISVERLNNNYGIPTPEGGSINQSQNRYDIQHQTRDPLTGFSSFKFSAANSNYNHTEFNNVGTAASVWKNIANEARLELAHNPLAGWKGTFGAQVSAASLNATEVGTGSYAIVPPTKTNSNALFWIEEGNWNSLQGSLGLRYNNVAQNPNLGTTLETQPTVTPTGTTPSITLQNRKFNLLSYSAGSLWSFMQGYGTGVAYTVSQRAPSAQELYSYGAHESTATFDIGNPNLSKETSHNLEFNIQKNSGLLRSKASIYANRFNNYIYGYYTGSAINNGGQQGDGFNVVTAQQAAATIKGIEGELTYNWNQTGLGSRVFGDASQGTFDAGGNLPLQPAPRLGAELAHQRNGWLTNATYIYSYQQNRLANWEQGPAPSYNLLNAGISYTEKVKDVNWTVYMNLKNLLNEQIRYATTPMAVRLYAPQPGRSLMLGLRGTF